The genomic stretch AGTGTGTATTAAGGGACATCTGGTTTTTCTTGTACAATCCAGACAAAGGTCTAAATCCTCCAAGACTACATAAAATGAACCGTTTCCGTTAAATTTAACTCTCATTGCCCTAAATTCCTTAGTAATTCAATATTTATAAAGCTTTCGAATGTTATTCTTTCTGCCGGAGTCGGCGGCATAAATTCAATGTCGAATGTTAAATGTCCGTTTGCTATTTCTGTTGGGGAGTTTTTTGCAGAATTAAATTTACATTTGCCGTCTATCAAAGCTCCTCTTCCGATAAGCGTGCGAATAAAGGCATTAACGCTCTCGCAAATTGAATCGATAAGTCCGTTGTCTATCGGGTAATCAATAAATTGCAGCATCGAATATTCGACACTTTCGTGGATAATGTCTGCCGTTCTTCTGATATTGATAAAATTAGTCGGGTCAGTATTTGTCGGATAAGCGGAGCTTCTATTTCCCCAAGTTCTAAAGCCTGAACCGAAAGAATTAAAGACTGTTAAGATTCCGGCTTCGTTTAAAAGATTAACTTCTGAGGTAGAATCGTTAATCATAGAAGTCAGATTTCTTTCAACACCGATAATTCCTTTGATTTCAGTATTTGATGGTGACCAGTGATAGCCCTTCTCTATGTCCTTAGCTGCTATAACTCCAGCAAGCCTTTGGGAGTATGGTTCCAGCTTTGTTGTGTTGCTTGCAGTGTCATGAACTTTTAATTGCGGATAGCATAAAACCAACCTGTCAGAAGAAAAATTAAAGTTAATAGTTCCTGATGCACCTCTGCCGGTTATTGCTTGAGATGGTGTTGTTCCGACAGGAGCGTCTATTAATCCTATTGCTCTGATATTTCCGGCAACCGCATTTATTTCTGTTGCAACTGCTGTATCTTCACAATATTTTGGTACAATAATTGTTTTTGGATAAAATCCAAAAAGTGAATACGAATCTTTAAGTGCTTTTAAACCTGTGCGTTTGCCTTGAGTTGTTACCGTTCCGATAATATCTGAAGTTTGCACACCGGCAACTGTTTCATGAGTTACAGGATCAAAAACATTTACAACAATTACAATTCCTGCACCCTGATCGAAAATTGCATTTAAAGCAGCAGGAATAGTAAATCCGCTGGTCGGTTGTCCGAAATATAAAGCGGCATCGGTTTCATTAGTGATTAATACCGGCTGGTTTATTGTTTTGTAATCTGCTGCGACTGTATCAATCGGTGCTGTTCCTACAAGACCGATAACTGCAGTCTTTACTGTCCTTATAGTGCGAACGCCTTTTTTGATTTCTATTGTTTCGACTCCGTGCAAAAAGTTTGCAGGCATAGGTTTTTGCCTCCGTATTTTTAAAAGTATTTTATTTTTTGTAAGCTAAGTTTCTTCTATTGTTGGTGTTGTTAAACTAAAATTTATCGAATACTGCCAGATTCCGTTGTTTTCAGAGATAAAATCTTCTTTTACAGGCTGCATTTTAGAACAAACAAGAGGTCTGAAACCTGTTAAAATCTGCCTGACCTTATCAAGGTAGAAATATGAACCATTGTGGTTTCTGAGATTTCTTGTAACTACGGTGATAGAAAATTCAAGTTTTTTGTCCTGATAAATACAGCCGACACTTTTTGAATCCGAGTAACTTCCGCCCTGATAGTGAACCAGTATTGCGCCTGTCGGATGGGTTAATCTAAACTCTGACGGTTTTTCAGGAAAGCCTTCTATGTGCAAATCAGCGATTTTGCTTTTAATTCGCTCAATTATTTCATTTTCTATCTCGTTAATAGTCATATTTCGTTACCTGTAAAATTTGTTAATAAAAGATTTTGTGAAAATCCTGTCACTTGAAGTTTTGTTTGTCATATATTCTCCACGTTCGGGAGGTGAAGCAGGGACTTCAATTCCAAGAGAAATGATTCCTTTTTGAATCTGCTCCAGCAGTTTTACTGAATTTTTATACTTATCATTAATAGATTCAGGCATATCAGTCTGAAATCTTCTTGAATAAAGCCTAAAAACCGTTAAATCTGCCGCAATAATCTTGATTAATACAGGAATGGTTGCTAAAGGAAGTGTGTACCTGCCTCTTAAATACCCGTCAATGAGAGTTTCCGAATACAGAATTGCTTCATCGACAATTTCAGTATTGATTTCATTTGCCTGAATATCGTCAGTAATTTCAATCAAAGTATTTTCAGAAACTTGCTGTTTTATGTCATAAAGAGTGCAGTACATTTAAATTCCTCTGATTATTCTGATAATCTCACCTGCTCCTGCGGCAGTATCGAGAGTATAACCGTTTGATTCTCCTGTTGTATAAGCAACGGCACAGCCGTTAGCATCTGATGCAACACGAGTTCCTGCAGTGATTGCACCGGCTGTTTGCACTAACAAAATTCCGAATAAAGCAACGGGAGCATATTGTCCTGCTTCGATTTCAACATCTGAAACACCGTAAGCTTTTGCGTTGGCGGCACAATAATTTCCGTCAAAGCCGATAAATCTTTG from bacterium encodes the following:
- a CDS encoding DUF1320 domain-containing protein; this encodes MYCTLYDIKQQVSENTLIEITDDIQANEINTEIVDEAILYSETLIDGYLRGRYTLPLATIPVLIKIIAADLTVFRLYSRRFQTDMPESINDKYKNSVKLLEQIQKGIISLGIEVPASPPERGEYMTNKTSSDRIFTKSFINKFYR
- a CDS encoding Gp37 family protein gives rise to the protein MTINEIENEIIERIKSKIADLHIEGFPEKPSEFRLTHPTGAILVHYQGGSYSDSKSVGCIYQDKKLEFSITVVTRNLRNHNGSYFYLDKVRQILTGFRPLVCSKMQPVKEDFISENNGIWQYSINFSLTTPTIEET
- a CDS encoding phage tail sheath subtilisin-like domain-containing protein, with amino-acid sequence MPANFLHGVETIEIKKGVRTIRTVKTAVIGLVGTAPIDTVAADYKTINQPVLITNETDAALYFGQPTSGFTIPAALNAIFDQGAGIVIVVNVFDPVTHETVAGVQTSDIIGTVTTQGKRTGLKALKDSYSLFGFYPKTIIVPKYCEDTAVATEINAVAGNIRAIGLIDAPVGTTPSQAITGRGASGTINFNFSSDRLVLCYPQLKVHDTASNTTKLEPYSQRLAGVIAAKDIEKGYHWSPSNTEIKGIIGVERNLTSMINDSTSEVNLLNEAGILTVFNSFGSGFRTWGNRSSAYPTNTDPTNFINIRRTADIIHESVEYSMLQFIDYPIDNGLIDSICESVNAFIRTLIGRGALIDGKCKFNSAKNSPTEIANGHLTFDIEFMPPTPAERITFESFINIELLRNLGQ
- a CDS encoding DUF2190 family protein yields the protein MAERLYKPLLIDTLKVAVNIEKQRFIGFDGNYCAANAKAYGVSDVEIEAGQYAPVALFGILLVQTAGAITAGTRVASDANGCAVAYTTGESNGYTLDTAAGAGEIIRIIRGI